From the genome of Monomorium pharaonis isolate MP-MQ-018 chromosome 2, ASM1337386v2, whole genome shotgun sequence, one region includes:
- the LOC105838502 gene encoding protein retinal degeneration B isoform X2: MLIKEYRIPLPLTVEEYRIAQLYMIAKKSREESKGAGSGVEIIENEPYSNGPGGNGQYTHKIYHVGSHLPGWFKSLLPKSALIAKEEAWNAYPYTKTRYTCPFVEKFSVEIETYYFPDDGHQENVFNLTGSDYRNRIVDLIDIVKDQPYGADYVKEEDPKLYVSEKTGRGPLDDNWLEDYWADVEGKQQPTPSGKSLMCAYKLCRVEFRYWGMQTKLEKFIHDVALRKTMVRAHRQAWAWQDEWNGLTMEDIREIERQTQLALQRKMGLSDSEDELENEARKATATPTTTMSITTATATPVNATMTSEESAVAKTLAATLGSIEKNEEAQSPPSLRKPSDIPIINTAASSEGEISPGDSPIDLNELKNAVAAEKTKKEWLKNMHSPNTNKNFDIQIANWRMESIVRESESGSDDEFFDCQEDFEDSSSLAKWSSLDLLAEGEDTTVRTPSASNEQEDTIFSPSYLQRITSERSSKRLQISTSASIDVSYPASPQHSPTHQPCKITVLIFVVHGGSVLDANVDLTAKKSDITTFRGAFESVMRQHYPSMVGRVAVKFVACPSICTEGLGILSSLSPYSFDMSPSCMDAPQVTHDTIPIGAIPLLASSSSEYQDTVSRVVLSANQVYHDFIKSDEGKGFSGQICFVGDSVGSILAYDALCRATQHSRHSSENSILESSSQQGNDNGGNEDSKHLSAPSPRRRSSGTSDNKLEFEVSDFFTFGSPLALVLAYRKVAASSDRNSFIPRPLVNQMYNLFHPTDPVAARLEPLISARFSLIAPVNIARYQKYPLGNGQPYHLLETIQTNPQLFADGLNVPNFQMSHLRRLSDISLQSTMSGIIDNVPLQAVSALVQKWWGTKRLDYALYCPEGLANFPTNALPHLFHASYWESSDVMAFILRQLGRFDLPLLGNEEKDLSSFRPGQPREKWNKKRTSVKLKNVAANHRANDVIVREGASQILVARFMYSPIDMITLTGEKVDIHIMKNAPAGEWTYLSTEVTDKNGRIIYKIPDDKALGYGLYPVKMVVRGDHTSVDFFMAVIPPKTECVVFSIDGSFAASRSVSGKDPKVWAGAVDVVRHWQELGYVIIYITARPDMQQQTVVSWLSQHNFPHGLVSFADGLSRDPLAHKAAYLNKLVKEHGMIIHQAYGSEKDISVYTAINLKPSQIFIIGKVSKKHQAMATILYDGYAAHLSMLQAHGGSRPAQGNARMVIPRGQFGLPGQNTSLRRRSSFRTAKRAISQPPLSKTSFPLERSTSVGPSVTPASSASASVHQSATNEKL; encoded by the exons ATGTTGATCAAGGAGTATCGCATACCGTTGCCTCTCACGGTAGAGGAATATCGAATCGCTCAGCTGTACATGATAGCG AAAAAGTCCCGGGAGGAGAGCAAGGGTGCCGGTAGCGGCGTGGAGATAATCGAGAACGAGCCGTACAGCAACGGTCCGGGCGGTAACGGGCAGTACACACATAAAATCTACCACGTGGGCAGTCACCTGCCGGGCTGGTTCAAGAGCCTCCTGCCCAAGTCGGCGCTGATCGCCAAGGAGGAGGCGTGGAACGCGTACCCGTACACCAAGACCCGGTACACGTGCCCGTTCGTGGAGAAGTTCTCCGTCGAGATCGAGACCTACTACTTCCCGGACGACGGCCACCAGGAGAATGTCTTCAACCTCACCGGGAGTGATTACAGGAACAGGATCGTGG ACCTGATCGACATTGTCAAGGATCAGCCATACGGGGCCGATTACGTGAAGGAGGAGGATCCCAAGCTGTACGTGTCGGAAAAGACTGGGAGAGGCCCATTAGATGACAATTGGCTCGAGGATTACTGGGCCGATGTGGAA GGAAAGCAACAGCCAACGCCGTCGGGAAAGTCACTAATGTGCGCGTACAAGCTATGCCGAGTAGAGTTCCGTTATTGGGGCATGCAAACGAAATTAGAAAAGTTCATACACGACGTAG CTTTGCGGAAGACAATGGTGCGGGCGCACAGGCAGGCCTGGGCCTGGCAGGACGAGTGGAACGGTCTGACGATGGAAGACATCAGGGAGATCGAGCGGCAGACGCAGTTGGCGCTGCAGCGGAAGATGGGCCTGAGTGATTCGGAGGACGAGCTCGAGAACGAGGCTCGGAAGGCGACGGcgacgccgacgacgacgatgtcgatcacgacggcgacggcgacgccGGTAAACGCCACGATGACGTCGGAGGAGTCGGCGGTAGCCAAGACGCTGGCGGCCACCCTGGGCAGCATCGAGAAGAACGAGGAGGCGCAGAGCCCGCCGTCCCTCAGGAAACCGTCCGACATTCCCATCATCAACACGGCGGCCAGCTCCGAGGGCGAGATCAGTCCCGGAGACTCGCCGATCGATCTGAATGAGCTCAA AAATGCGGTCGCCGCTGAAAAAACTAAGAAGGAGTGGCTGAAGAACATGCACTCGCCGAATACGAATAAGAACTTCGACATCCAGATCGCCAATTGGAGGATGGAGAGCATTGTCAGGGAATCCGAATCCGGCAGTGACGATGAATTCTTCGATTGCCAGG AGGACTTTGAAGATAGCTCTTCATTAGCTAAATGGAGTTCTTTGGATCTTCTAGCAGAAGGGGAGGACACGACTGTACGGACACCATCTGCATCAAACGAGCAag agGATACAATATTTTCACCTTCGTATCTGCAACGTATCACCAGCGAACGAAGCAGTAAGAGATTGCAAATCAGTACGTCGGCTAGCATCGACGTATCGTATCCAGCATCCCCTCAACATTCTCCAACGCATCAACCGTGCAaaattacggttttaattttcgTGGTGCACGGCGGCAGTGTTTTAG ATGCAAATGTCGATTTAACGGCGAAAAAGTCAGACATAACGACATTCCGTGGAGCTTTTGAATCTGTTATGAGACAGCATTATCCTAGCATGGTCGGCCGTGTAGCTGTTAAATTCGTCGCTTGTCCTTCAATCTGCACGGAAGGTCTGGGAATTTTGTCGAg CTTGAGTCCATACAGCTTCGATATGTCGCCTTCGTGCATGGACGCTCCGCAAGTGACGCACGACACTATTCCGATCGGCGCGATTCCGCTGTTGGCAAGCTCGAGTTCCGAATATCAAGATACGGTATCGCGTGTGGTGTTGAGTGCCAATCAAGTGTACCATGACTTTATCAAAAGCGATGAGGGTAAAGGTTTCAGCGGACAGATTTGCTTTGTGGGTGACTCGGTGGGGTCAATCTTGGCATACGACGCCCTGTGCAGGGCGACGCAGCATTCACGTCATAGTAGCGAGAATAGTATTCTAGAAAGTAGTAGCCAGCAGGGTAATGACAACGGCGGAAACGAAGACAGCAAACATTTATCTGCGCCGTCTCCTAGAAGAAGGTCTTCCGGTACAAG TGATAACAAGTTGGAGTTTGAAGTGAGTGACTTTTTTACGTTTGGCAGTCCGCTTGCATTAGTCCTCGCTTATAGAAAGGTCGCCGCGTCAAGCGACAGGAATAGTTTTATACCTAGGCCGTTAGTCAATCAAATGTACAATCTGTTTCATCCTACCGACCCTGTGGCTGCGAGATTAGAACCCTTGATCTCAGCAAGATTTTCTCTGATCGCACCGGTCAATATTGCCCGATATCAAAAGTATCCGCTCGGCAATGGCCAGCCTTATCACTTGC TGGAAACTATCCAGACTAATCCGCAGCTGTTCGCCGACGGATTGAATGTTCCGAATTTTCAAATGTCGCATTTAAGGAGACTATCTGATATATCACTTCAGAGTACAATGTCGGGAATTATAGATAACGTTCCTTTACAGGCAGTGTCTGCCC TGGTGCAAAAATGGTGGGGCACCAAAAGACTAGATTATGCCCTCTATTGTCCAGAGGGTCTCGCGAATTTTCCTACAAACGCCTTGCCGCATCTCTTTCATGCTAGTTATTGGGAATCTTCGGATGTGATGGCGTTTATTTTGAGGCAGTTGGGCAGATTCGATTTGCCATTGCTCGGCAACGAGGAAAAAGATCTCTCTTCCTTCCGTCCAGGTCAACCTAGAGAGAAATGGAATAAGAAGCGTACCTCAGTTAAACTTAAg AATGTTGCTGCCAACCACAGAGCGAACGATGTTATCGTGAGGGAAGGGGCATCACAAATATTAGTCGCTAGATTCATGTACAGTCCCATTGATATGATAACGTTAAcag GTGAGAAAGTTGACATccatattatgaaaaatgcaCCGGCAGGCGAGTGGACATACCTCTCTACTGAGGTAACTGACAAAAATGGtagaataatttacaaaataccGGATGACAAAGCACTAGGTTATGGACTTTATCCAGTAAAGATGGTTGTaag GGGAGATCACACATCTGTAGATTTTTTCATGGCTGTGATACCGCCGAAAACTGAATGCGTGGTTTTTAGTATAGACGGCTCTTTTGCCGCCAGTAGGTCGGTGAGCGGTAAAGATCCGAAAGTTTGGGCTGGTGCCGTTGACGTTGTGAG GCATTGGCAGGAACTGGGCTATGTCATCATTTACATTACCGCGAGACCCGACATGCAGCAACAGACAGTCGTTTCCTGGCTGTCGCAGCATAACTTTCCTCATGGTCTCGTTTCATTTGCTGACGGCCTGTCCAGGGATCCGCTCGCCCACAAAGCTGCTTACCTGAATAAGCTTGTGAAG GAGCATGGCATGATAATTCATCAGGCGTACGGCAGTGAAAAGGACATTAGCGTGTACACGGCGATAAATCTTAAACCGAGCCAGATCTTCATCATTGGCAAAGTATCGAAGAAACATCAAGCTATGGCGACAATATTGTACGACGGGTATGCAGCCCATTTGAGCATGCTGCAAGCGCACGGTGGTTCGCGGCCTGCTCAGGGCAACGCGCGCATGGTGATCCCCAGAGGTCAGTTTGGTTTACCAGGGCAGAATACTTCCCTGCGTCGACGAAG CTCTTTTAGGACGGCGAAGCGCGCGATCTCGCAGCCACCCTTAAGCAAGACATCCTTTCCTCTGGAACGCTCAACGAGCGTGGGCCCATCTGTCACGCCTGCATCATCGGCATCAGCCAGCGTTCATCAGTCAGCGACAAACGAGAAACTCTGA
- the LOC105838502 gene encoding protein retinal degeneration B isoform X6: MLIKEYRIPLPLTVEEYRIAQLYMIAKKSREESKGAGSGVEIIENEPYSNGPGGNGQYTHKIYHVGSHLPGWFKSLLPKSALIAKEEAWNAYPYTKTRYTCPFVEKFSVEIETYYFPDDGHQENVFNLTGSDYRNRIVDLIDIVKDQPYGADYVKEEDPKLYVSEKTGRGPLDDNWLEDYWADVEGKQQPTPSGKSLMCAYKLCRVEFRYWGMQTKLEKFIHDVALRKTMVRAHRQAWAWQDEWNGLTMEDIREIERQTQLALQRKMGLSDSEDELENEARKATATPTTTMSITTATATPVNATMTSEESAVAKTLAATLGSIEKNEEAQSPPSLRKPSDIPIINTAASSEGEISPGDSPIDLNELKNAVAAEKTKKEWLKNMHSPNTNKNFDIQIANWRMESIVRESESGSDDEFFDCQAEGEDTTVRTPSASNEQEDTIFSPSYLQRITSERSSKRLQISTSASIDVSYPASPQHSPTHQPCKITVLIFVVHGGSVLDANVDLTAKKSDITTFRGAFESVMRQHYPSMVGRVAVKFVACPSICTEGLGILSSLSPYSFDMSPSCMDAPQVTHDTIPIGAIPLLASSSSEYQDTVSRVVLSANQVYHDFIKSDEGKGFSGQICFVGDSVGSILAYDALCRATQHSRHSSENSILESSSQQGNDNGGNEDSKHLSAPSPRRRSSGTSDNKLEFEVSDFFTFGSPLALVLAYRKVAASSDRNSFIPRPLVNQMYNLFHPTDPVAARLEPLISARFSLIAPVNIARYQKYPLGNGQPYHLLETIQTNPQLFADGLNVPNFQMSHLRRLSDISLQSTMSGIIDNVPLQAVSALVQKWWGTKRLDYALYCPEGLANFPTNALPHLFHASYWESSDVMAFILRQLGRFDLPLLGNEEKDLSSFRPGQPREKWNKKRTSVKLKNVAANHRANDVIVREGASQILVARFMYSPIDMITLTGEKVDIHIMKNAPAGEWTYLSTEVTDKNGRIIYKIPDDKALGYGLYPVKMVVRGDHTSVDFFMAVIPPKTECVVFSIDGSFAASRSVSGKDPKVWAGAVDVVRHWQELGYVIIYITARPDMQQQTVVSWLSQHNFPHGLVSFADGLSRDPLAHKAAYLNKLVKEHGMIIHQAYGSEKDISVYTAINLKPSQIFIIGKVSKKHQAMATILYDGYAAHLSMLQAHGGSRPAQGNARMVIPRGQFGLPGQNTSLRRRSSFRTAKRAISQPPLSKTSFPLERSTSVGPSVTPASSASASVHQSATNEKL, encoded by the exons ATGTTGATCAAGGAGTATCGCATACCGTTGCCTCTCACGGTAGAGGAATATCGAATCGCTCAGCTGTACATGATAGCG AAAAAGTCCCGGGAGGAGAGCAAGGGTGCCGGTAGCGGCGTGGAGATAATCGAGAACGAGCCGTACAGCAACGGTCCGGGCGGTAACGGGCAGTACACACATAAAATCTACCACGTGGGCAGTCACCTGCCGGGCTGGTTCAAGAGCCTCCTGCCCAAGTCGGCGCTGATCGCCAAGGAGGAGGCGTGGAACGCGTACCCGTACACCAAGACCCGGTACACGTGCCCGTTCGTGGAGAAGTTCTCCGTCGAGATCGAGACCTACTACTTCCCGGACGACGGCCACCAGGAGAATGTCTTCAACCTCACCGGGAGTGATTACAGGAACAGGATCGTGG ACCTGATCGACATTGTCAAGGATCAGCCATACGGGGCCGATTACGTGAAGGAGGAGGATCCCAAGCTGTACGTGTCGGAAAAGACTGGGAGAGGCCCATTAGATGACAATTGGCTCGAGGATTACTGGGCCGATGTGGAA GGAAAGCAACAGCCAACGCCGTCGGGAAAGTCACTAATGTGCGCGTACAAGCTATGCCGAGTAGAGTTCCGTTATTGGGGCATGCAAACGAAATTAGAAAAGTTCATACACGACGTAG CTTTGCGGAAGACAATGGTGCGGGCGCACAGGCAGGCCTGGGCCTGGCAGGACGAGTGGAACGGTCTGACGATGGAAGACATCAGGGAGATCGAGCGGCAGACGCAGTTGGCGCTGCAGCGGAAGATGGGCCTGAGTGATTCGGAGGACGAGCTCGAGAACGAGGCTCGGAAGGCGACGGcgacgccgacgacgacgatgtcgatcacgacggcgacggcgacgccGGTAAACGCCACGATGACGTCGGAGGAGTCGGCGGTAGCCAAGACGCTGGCGGCCACCCTGGGCAGCATCGAGAAGAACGAGGAGGCGCAGAGCCCGCCGTCCCTCAGGAAACCGTCCGACATTCCCATCATCAACACGGCGGCCAGCTCCGAGGGCGAGATCAGTCCCGGAGACTCGCCGATCGATCTGAATGAGCTCAA AAATGCGGTCGCCGCTGAAAAAACTAAGAAGGAGTGGCTGAAGAACATGCACTCGCCGAATACGAATAAGAACTTCGACATCCAGATCGCCAATTGGAGGATGGAGAGCATTGTCAGGGAATCCGAATCCGGCAGTGACGATGAATTCTTCGATTGCCAGG CAGAAGGGGAGGACACGACTGTACGGACACCATCTGCATCAAACGAGCAag agGATACAATATTTTCACCTTCGTATCTGCAACGTATCACCAGCGAACGAAGCAGTAAGAGATTGCAAATCAGTACGTCGGCTAGCATCGACGTATCGTATCCAGCATCCCCTCAACATTCTCCAACGCATCAACCGTGCAaaattacggttttaattttcgTGGTGCACGGCGGCAGTGTTTTAG ATGCAAATGTCGATTTAACGGCGAAAAAGTCAGACATAACGACATTCCGTGGAGCTTTTGAATCTGTTATGAGACAGCATTATCCTAGCATGGTCGGCCGTGTAGCTGTTAAATTCGTCGCTTGTCCTTCAATCTGCACGGAAGGTCTGGGAATTTTGTCGAg CTTGAGTCCATACAGCTTCGATATGTCGCCTTCGTGCATGGACGCTCCGCAAGTGACGCACGACACTATTCCGATCGGCGCGATTCCGCTGTTGGCAAGCTCGAGTTCCGAATATCAAGATACGGTATCGCGTGTGGTGTTGAGTGCCAATCAAGTGTACCATGACTTTATCAAAAGCGATGAGGGTAAAGGTTTCAGCGGACAGATTTGCTTTGTGGGTGACTCGGTGGGGTCAATCTTGGCATACGACGCCCTGTGCAGGGCGACGCAGCATTCACGTCATAGTAGCGAGAATAGTATTCTAGAAAGTAGTAGCCAGCAGGGTAATGACAACGGCGGAAACGAAGACAGCAAACATTTATCTGCGCCGTCTCCTAGAAGAAGGTCTTCCGGTACAAG TGATAACAAGTTGGAGTTTGAAGTGAGTGACTTTTTTACGTTTGGCAGTCCGCTTGCATTAGTCCTCGCTTATAGAAAGGTCGCCGCGTCAAGCGACAGGAATAGTTTTATACCTAGGCCGTTAGTCAATCAAATGTACAATCTGTTTCATCCTACCGACCCTGTGGCTGCGAGATTAGAACCCTTGATCTCAGCAAGATTTTCTCTGATCGCACCGGTCAATATTGCCCGATATCAAAAGTATCCGCTCGGCAATGGCCAGCCTTATCACTTGC TGGAAACTATCCAGACTAATCCGCAGCTGTTCGCCGACGGATTGAATGTTCCGAATTTTCAAATGTCGCATTTAAGGAGACTATCTGATATATCACTTCAGAGTACAATGTCGGGAATTATAGATAACGTTCCTTTACAGGCAGTGTCTGCCC TGGTGCAAAAATGGTGGGGCACCAAAAGACTAGATTATGCCCTCTATTGTCCAGAGGGTCTCGCGAATTTTCCTACAAACGCCTTGCCGCATCTCTTTCATGCTAGTTATTGGGAATCTTCGGATGTGATGGCGTTTATTTTGAGGCAGTTGGGCAGATTCGATTTGCCATTGCTCGGCAACGAGGAAAAAGATCTCTCTTCCTTCCGTCCAGGTCAACCTAGAGAGAAATGGAATAAGAAGCGTACCTCAGTTAAACTTAAg AATGTTGCTGCCAACCACAGAGCGAACGATGTTATCGTGAGGGAAGGGGCATCACAAATATTAGTCGCTAGATTCATGTACAGTCCCATTGATATGATAACGTTAAcag GTGAGAAAGTTGACATccatattatgaaaaatgcaCCGGCAGGCGAGTGGACATACCTCTCTACTGAGGTAACTGACAAAAATGGtagaataatttacaaaataccGGATGACAAAGCACTAGGTTATGGACTTTATCCAGTAAAGATGGTTGTaag GGGAGATCACACATCTGTAGATTTTTTCATGGCTGTGATACCGCCGAAAACTGAATGCGTGGTTTTTAGTATAGACGGCTCTTTTGCCGCCAGTAGGTCGGTGAGCGGTAAAGATCCGAAAGTTTGGGCTGGTGCCGTTGACGTTGTGAG GCATTGGCAGGAACTGGGCTATGTCATCATTTACATTACCGCGAGACCCGACATGCAGCAACAGACAGTCGTTTCCTGGCTGTCGCAGCATAACTTTCCTCATGGTCTCGTTTCATTTGCTGACGGCCTGTCCAGGGATCCGCTCGCCCACAAAGCTGCTTACCTGAATAAGCTTGTGAAG GAGCATGGCATGATAATTCATCAGGCGTACGGCAGTGAAAAGGACATTAGCGTGTACACGGCGATAAATCTTAAACCGAGCCAGATCTTCATCATTGGCAAAGTATCGAAGAAACATCAAGCTATGGCGACAATATTGTACGACGGGTATGCAGCCCATTTGAGCATGCTGCAAGCGCACGGTGGTTCGCGGCCTGCTCAGGGCAACGCGCGCATGGTGATCCCCAGAGGTCAGTTTGGTTTACCAGGGCAGAATACTTCCCTGCGTCGACGAAG CTCTTTTAGGACGGCGAAGCGCGCGATCTCGCAGCCACCCTTAAGCAAGACATCCTTTCCTCTGGAACGCTCAACGAGCGTGGGCCCATCTGTCACGCCTGCATCATCGGCATCAGCCAGCGTTCATCAGTCAGCGACAAACGAGAAACTCTGA